One part of the Homo sapiens chromosome 19, GRCh38.p14 Primary Assembly genome encodes these proteins:
- the LSM4 gene encoding U6 snRNA-associated Sm-like protein LSm4 isoform 2 (isoform 2 is encoded by transcript variant 2) yields the protein MLVELKNGETYNGHLVSCDNWMNINLREVICTSRDGDKFWRMPECYIRGSTIKYLRIPDEIIDMVKEEVVAKGRGRGGLQQQKQQKGRGMGGAGRGVFGGRGRGGIPGTGRGQPEKKPGRQAGKQ from the exons ATG TTGGTGGAGCTGAAAAATGGGGAGACGTACAATGGACACCTGGTGAGCTGCGACAACTGGATGAACATTAACCTGCGAGAAGTCATCTGCACGTCCAGG GACGGGGACAAGTTCTGGCGGATGCCCGAGTGCTACATCCGCGGCAGCACCATCAAGTACCTGCGCATCCCCGACGAGATCATCGACATGGTCAAGGAGGAGGTGGTGGCCAAGGGCCGCGGCCGCGGAGGcctgcagcagcagaagcagcagaaaggccgcGGCATGGGCGGCGCTGGCCGAG GTGTGTTTGGTGGCCGGGGCCGAGGTGGGATCCCGGGCACAGGCAGAGGCCAGCCAGAGAAGAAGCCTGGCAGACAGGCGGGCAAACAGTGA
- the LSM4 gene encoding U6 snRNA-associated Sm-like protein LSm4 isoform 1 (isoform 1 is encoded by transcript variant 1), which produces MLPLSLLKTAQNHPMLVELKNGETYNGHLVSCDNWMNINLREVICTSRDGDKFWRMPECYIRGSTIKYLRIPDEIIDMVKEEVVAKGRGRGGLQQQKQQKGRGMGGAGRGVFGGRGRGGIPGTGRGQPEKKPGRQAGKQ; this is translated from the exons ATG CTTCCCTTGTCACTGCTGAAGACGGCTCAGAATCACCCCATG TTGGTGGAGCTGAAAAATGGGGAGACGTACAATGGACACCTGGTGAGCTGCGACAACTGGATGAACATTAACCTGCGAGAAGTCATCTGCACGTCCAGG GACGGGGACAAGTTCTGGCGGATGCCCGAGTGCTACATCCGCGGCAGCACCATCAAGTACCTGCGCATCCCCGACGAGATCATCGACATGGTCAAGGAGGAGGTGGTGGCCAAGGGCCGCGGCCGCGGAGGcctgcagcagcagaagcagcagaaaggccgcGGCATGGGCGGCGCTGGCCGAG GTGTGTTTGGTGGCCGGGGCCGAGGTGGGATCCCGGGCACAGGCAGAGGCCAGCCAGAGAAGAAGCCTGGCAGACAGGCGGGCAAACAGTGA